In Desulfomonilaceae bacterium, the genomic window AAACCCCGCCGCCCTGACCGGGTATAGCGAATCCATAGATGTTCCCGAAGCCGCCCGGAAGGGCAATGATCATGTCGCCGCCGCCAGTGGGAAACGCCGAATCGCCTAGCGCTCCGCCTTGTATGGAGTTGAAGATTTGATCCGGCTGAACGTACGGATAGGGATCAATCTCGTCCAGCACGCTATCCTCAATGTCCGCGAAAACGTTGTCTTCGTCATCCGTGTAGCTGACCAGCCCTGGGTTCGCGACCGGAGTACGAGGGGATACGGGCTGAGAAGCTACGGGCGACTGACCGACTCCGACAGGGGAAGGCAAGGTGGATACAGCCGTTGACGGCGGCACTCCTGTCAACGGGGACGGTTGATCTCCCAGGTAAGGATCGGTCACCTGACGAAATTCCTCCTGGATTGCCGTCAAGTCCGCTCGTCTGGCCGCCAGCTCTTCGGGTGAACCTTCGAGACGCCCCCGGTTCAGGACCGCCTGCAGTTCCTGAGAGAACTGGGCAACCGGATCGTAAGTCACTTTTCCGCCGGTCGCCAGGGCCCTTGGAAGGGGACTCCGTATGATATAGCGGACGGACTCGTACCGCTTTCGCCATCCATCAGGAGATTCGGCGCTCAACGAATCGCTGAGTTCCACGGCAATGTTTCCAAGCAATGTATTCACTGTAACTTGGGCGCCGTATGCCATCTGGGACATCAAGGTGACCCAGAGTAGTGCAATTAGGCCCAAGCGCTTCTTGTTACCTGCGTTTTTCATGGCCTGTTCTCCCTTGATAGTTCACACGCTCGTTGTGAGTGGTTTTCGCCTAGTTTGTCCGTTTGAACCCTGGGGGGAGAGCTTTGGTGGCCCCCTCTGGAGTAGAGGACTGGTTCGGCTGCTTTCTGTTAAAACCCCTCGGCAGGGCGCTCTTTGATGGGCCCTTCTCTGAATCCAGTTGTTCTTCTGAAGGTTGCTCCGTTTGCGGCGATTGCGCCTCCGTGGCGCCGTAGTCCGTTCCTGGGGTTGACCGGATGCCTGCCTCGGCCATTTTACAGGGTATCATGGTCGGCTGTTGCGCGTCATTCTTGCAAGCGCCGGCCACCACGACCCGGCGATTCGCTTGGCGGTTTGCTTCAGTGTCATTGGGGCGTGTCGGCACACTGTAACTAAACCCTCGTGAAGCGAGCCTGTTGCGGGGAACCCCGAGGGCTACAAGCGCCTCTATGGCGCCGGAGGACCTTGCCCAGGAAAGACGGCAGTTGTTCTCGTACGAACCGATGTTGCACGTGTGGCCGTCAACGTAGTAGGTTTTTATCTGGGAAAGCTCCGGATCGTTGAACGCCTGTTTCAATGCTTCGGCAATCTCCACCAGTTGCGGTCGACACTCCTCGCGGACCTTCGGCAGACCGTAATGAAACAGGACGTTCTCGTTGTGGAACGTGACCTCGCACTCTTTTTTCAGACTCTCAATGATGATGGTTTTAGGGATGACCTTGAATCCACCCTTGGGGACGAGCACATGGCTCTCTTCTTCGGCCTTGAGCTTCAGGAACTCCTCTTCGGTCTCCGCAAAGCATGGAAGAATCCATGCTTGAGCGACTACCACCATTATGATCAGCATCCTTTTCATGTTTTTGCCCTTTCTATCGTGGGGTTAGTTTGACATTTCGCATCGACGAGGTGACACTTTTCTAATCCATGGGATCGGCCTGATGTATAATACGCGATGTTATACCTGAGCGATCTTACAACCCATTGTATTGATGTTCGTTGTACATTCTCTTTGCCGTTCAGCCGCATTACAGCAGCTTATAGACTTATGTCATTGTCCAAGTTTTCTTAACAATGCATAACAGTGACGGAACTCCGAGATTGTCAGAGAAGTCTAATTTGTTTCCCCCACCAGTATGAATGCGCTCCAGAAAAATGGATGTTTGTAACCGGCGTTGCGGATATGATCCCTTGCCAATTTGAGTGATTCGAGTTTGGTCTTGCCGGACTTACGATGCTCGAAAAAGCTCTCCGTGAGTTTTACAGACGAACCCTCAGCCACAGACCAGAGGCTCATCAGGACGGACTTGGCTCCTGCGTATTGGAAAGCTCGGCCCATGCTCATGACACCTTCACCGGAGAGTTCCTTACCCAAACCTGACTGACAGGCTGTAAGCGCCACAACGTCTGCGTTCATCTTGAGAGACAAAACATCCGACATCTTTAGAAATCCATCTGTGCCGCTCGGAGCCATAGTCAAAGCAAGGAATGGCTCCATCAGGCCAGGAACATGGGTTGACATTACTCCATGAGTAGCAAACACGACACCAGAGTACTGTTCTATAGTTGGAGCGATTTTTGTCAGAAAATCAGATTTATTAGCCTTCATGCCAGTGAGTGACAGACAATTCGAACCATATGTCTTCTCAAGGCTCTCAGCGAGTATTGAAGTCTGAGGTAGGCGTTTTAACTTGAAGGTACCACTACTGCCGCCCTCAATGGTTTGCATAAGAGCAATGTTGTTTTTTTTCTCTTGTTCAGACAACTTGGTTTGAGTAGCTGACTGCGCTCTCTTGTCACTCAAATCAAATACAGGGTCTGCTACAACTAATAATTTCTGATTGGGGGTGTTCTTGGTTCCAGTAGTTCTGACGAGAGTTAGGGCTGTAATGGACTGGTAATAACTGATGGGATGTTCATCCCCAAGAAAAGTCAAACCCTCAGGATAATCCTTAAATACATCAGGCCATTCCTTATCCACCTTTTGCCATGTTGGTTTTCCTCCTGTTACCAAAGCCTCAAATGGCAGAGTAGCTAATATGCCGTCGGGGATGATAACAATTGGAGTTCCTTCCGGGACTTGGGAAAGAACCGCTGAAAGAAGTCTCTTGTATAGAGTGTTTCCCAGTGAATAATCAAATTCCTTTAGTTTAAGTTCTTCAAATGATTGTCTGAACTTCTTTACATCCTTTTCCAGGTCCTCAGATTTCCAGTTGGTGTAGTGTGTCTCAGCTATTTTTTTGCCCTTAATTAACTTGACTCCCACACCTTCGGTTGAGACATCAAACACTACTACTTGCTCTTCAGGTCTAAGGGATGATTCCTTCAGTGTGACCGGTCTCGGATATTTGACAGCCGCATAAGCTTTGTGTTTGTCCCAAAGCATTTCTATAAAGGCATTCAAGTCTGATTCAGCGGAATGGACTTCCTTTTGAAGGTTTTCATAACGACCCGCCTGTTTCTCCTTATCCGTCTTAACGAGTTCCTTCTTCAGAGCCGCCACTTTAGTAACAAGGACATCCTCCGTCTCCATGATGTCTCTGGATATTCCAGAGACACTATTTTCCGACCGCATGGAAATGTTGTCAGCGAATGCTCTGGCCCGTGTCACTTCACTTGAATCTATACTTTGGACCGCCTGGTTAAGTTTCATCCTTACACGGGTCAGTCCTTTCGATGGCTCAGAGCGATAAAAACCGTTGATGTTGACCTCAAAGAAATTCTTTCTCTCAGATGGTAAGAGACCAGACCTGATTTCTTCAGCAAGTTTCATCCCTTTCTCATAATATTCTTCTGATTTCTTATAGTCCTCCAACGCCTCATGAACTTTTCCTAGTCCTGTGTATGCTGTCAAAAGACTACCCTCATGGTTGGTCTTTTCCGCTGATGTAAGAAGTTTTTCATAGTAGGTTTTAGACTTTGGATAGTCGGACTGAAGGAGATAAAACCTAGCCAGAGACGCAGTCTGACCAGATTCTTTTATAAAGGCCTCAGACTTATTTAATTCACCTCTGTCCAGGTAGAGATTACCTATGAGGTTCTTGGTCCCTTTGACTTGAACGCCAATCTTTGTAGAGATTTCAAGAGCCGTTTGTAAGTTGGCAAGGGACTCATCGAACTTACCCATCTTGTAATAGATTCTCCCTATGTCTCTCAGAGCGTCAGCTTCGCCACTAAGGTTCCCAATCTGCCTTGTTATAGTTAGGGATTCCTGGGCGTATTCCATGGCCTTGTCATACTGGCCCAGCAACTGATAATCAAACCCTATCTGCCTAAGAGAGTATGCCTGACCATTCACATTACCAATCTTCCGGAATATAGCCAGCGACTTTTCACTGTATTCCAATGCCTTCGAATACTGGCCCCAGAGGCCATAAACATCCCCTATCTCTCTAAAACTCACGCCCTGACCATTCGCATCACCAATCTTCTGCCTAATAGCTAGGGACTTTTCACTGTATTCCAATGCCTTGGCATACTGGCCAGAGCATTTATAAACCCTCGCCATATTCTGCAGACAGGTTGCTTGATTGCTCACATAGCCAATCTTCTGGAATATAACCACGGCCTTTTCATAGGATTCCAATGCCTTGGCATACTCGCCCTGAGAGTCATAAACATCCCCTACAAGGCCGAGACTCACGCCCTGACCATTCGCATCACCAATCTTTTGCCTAATAGCTAGGGACTTTTCACTGTATTCCAATGCCTTGGCATACTGGCGCAAGGAATTATAAACACCCCCTATGTAATACAGACCGTTTCCCTCCGATTTAACATCACCAATCTTCTGACTGATGGCAAGGGACTTTTCATAGGATTCCAATGCCTTGGGATACTGATGCTGAGATTTATAGACCGAACCTACCATGTTCAGCACGCTTCCCTCAAGCTTCGCATCGCCAATCTTCTGGATTATAGCAAGGGACTTTTCATAGGATTCCAATGCCTTGGCATACTGACCCTGAGATTCATAAACCGACGCTATGTTACCAAGGGAGACCCCTTCACCTCTAAGATCACCTCTCTTTTTATCTATAGCCAAGGACTTCTCGTAGGATTCCAATGCCTTCTGATATTGGCCCAAGGAGCCATAAACCGGTCCCATTTTACCAAGCGTGACCGCCTCACCGTTAACATCGCCTATCTTTTGCCTGATGGCCAGGGACTTTTCGTAGGATTCCAATGCCTTCTGATATTGGCCCAAGGCTTTATAAACCGAACCTATGTTGTTTAGGGTAATTCCTTCACTCTTTACATCGCCTATCTTTTGCCTGATGGCCAGGGACTTTTCGTAGGATTCCAATGCCTTCTGATATTGGCCCAAGGCTTTATAAACCGAACCTATGTTGTTTAGGGTAATTCCTTCATTCTTTACATCACCAGTCTTCTGCCAGATGGCCAGGGACTTCTCATAGCATTCCAGAGCCTTCTGATTCTGGCCCAAGGAGTCATAAACGAACCCTATATTGTTTAGAGCGCTTCCTTCACTCTCTACATCACCAGTCTTCTGATTGATGGCCAGGGCCTTCTCAAAGTATTCCAGAGCCTTCTGATTCTGGCCAAGACGTTTTTGAATATTGCCAAGTTGGTTGTAATACCGACCTGTCCATTTATCTGATTTGACTGTTTGACAGATTTCCAGGGCCTCTTCATATTTCTGAGCAGCTCGCAGATAATCCTCTTTGGACTTTGCGCTATCTAGGATAGTATTGCCTTCTTTGGCAAGGTTAATAGCCTGACTCTCAGATTGCGCCAGGACCAATCCTGTCCATAGAACAATTAGAATCCCAACTATTCCGTATAATATCTTTGTGTTCATAAAGCGGCCCCCTAACCTGGGAAAGAGCGTGTCTGCACTGTTTCAGACATTTCCGGAGTAAAGGTTGTTGTTTGCTGGTTATTGAAAAGCCACTGTTGTCTTCTTTCCGCTCAAATTTGTCCAACTGAAACTGAAACATTATATTAGCGACGACAAAATCGTAATGGCCGAGAAGGTGTCAAAAACAATACTTGCACACTCCGGATCATCGACCCGGCGGGGCAGGCCCCGGCGATGGGGCCGGAGCGCCGGGAGCGCTAGGGGCCGCCGATGCATCGAGCACCATAAAGCTTACCTCGGCCGTGCTCCACTTACTTGTATCAATGTTGTTAAGCGCCGCAAGTATGTCTGAAAGCACCTGCTCCTTGTTCTTAATGGTGATGAATGTACCCCCTCCAGGTTCTTGTTCCACAGGGCGCCGAAGCTCCTGTTGCAACGCTGGGGCATTCGCCAGCACGGAATCGAGACTCGCGAT contains:
- a CDS encoding OmpA family protein, with the protein product MKRMLIIMVVVAQAWILPCFAETEEEFLKLKAEEESHVLVPKGGFKVIPKTIIIESLKKECEVTFHNENVLFHYGLPKVREECRPQLVEIAEALKQAFNDPELSQIKTYYVDGHTCNIGSYENNCRLSWARSSGAIEALVALGVPRNRLASRGFSYSVPTRPNDTEANRQANRRVVVAGACKNDAQQPTMIPCKMAEAGIRSTPGTDYGATEAQSPQTEQPSEEQLDSEKGPSKSALPRGFNRKQPNQSSTPEGATKALPPGFKRTN
- a CDS encoding tetratricopeptide repeat protein is translated as MNTKILYGIVGILIVLWTGLVLAQSESQAINLAKEGNTILDSAKSKEDYLRAAQKYEEALEICQTVKSDKWTGRYYNQLGNIQKRLGQNQKALEYFEKALAINQKTGDVESEGSALNNIGFVYDSLGQNQKALECYEKSLAIWQKTGDVKNEGITLNNIGSVYKALGQYQKALESYEKSLAIRQKIGDVKSEGITLNNIGSVYKALGQYQKALESYEKSLAIRQKIGDVNGEAVTLGKMGPVYGSLGQYQKALESYEKSLAIDKKRGDLRGEGVSLGNIASVYESQGQYAKALESYEKSLAIIQKIGDAKLEGSVLNMVGSVYKSQHQYPKALESYEKSLAISQKIGDVKSEGNGLYYIGGVYNSLRQYAKALEYSEKSLAIRQKIGDANGQGVSLGLVGDVYDSQGEYAKALESYEKAVVIFQKIGYVSNQATCLQNMARVYKCSGQYAKALEYSEKSLAIRQKIGDANGQGVSFREIGDVYGLWGQYSKALEYSEKSLAIFRKIGNVNGQAYSLRQIGFDYQLLGQYDKAMEYAQESLTITRQIGNLSGEADALRDIGRIYYKMGKFDESLANLQTALEISTKIGVQVKGTKNLIGNLYLDRGELNKSEAFIKESGQTASLARFYLLQSDYPKSKTYYEKLLTSAEKTNHEGSLLTAYTGLGKVHEALEDYKKSEEYYEKGMKLAEEIRSGLLPSERKNFFEVNINGFYRSEPSKGLTRVRMKLNQAVQSIDSSEVTRARAFADNISMRSENSVSGISRDIMETEDVLVTKVAALKKELVKTDKEKQAGRYENLQKEVHSAESDLNAFIEMLWDKHKAYAAVKYPRPVTLKESSLRPEEQVVVFDVSTEGVGVKLIKGKKIAETHYTNWKSEDLEKDVKKFRQSFEELKLKEFDYSLGNTLYKRLLSAVLSQVPEGTPIVIIPDGILATLPFEALVTGGKPTWQKVDKEWPDVFKDYPEGLTFLGDEHPISYYQSITALTLVRTTGTKNTPNQKLLVVADPVFDLSDKRAQSATQTKLSEQEKKNNIALMQTIEGGSSGTFKLKRLPQTSILAESLEKTYGSNCLSLTGMKANKSDFLTKIAPTIEQYSGVVFATHGVMSTHVPGLMEPFLALTMAPSGTDGFLKMSDVLSLKMNADVVALTACQSGLGKELSGEGVMSMGRAFQYAGAKSVLMSLWSVAEGSSVKLTESFFEHRKSGKTKLESLKLARDHIRNAGYKHPFFWSAFILVGETN